A section of the Kribbella sp. HUAS MG21 genome encodes:
- a CDS encoding alpha/beta hydrolase, translated as MTVLEPAAQAFADATARPPYLFQLSPEEGRKAVDEVQTTDYPKLPVDEEWVTAADGTRARIVKPQGATGVLPVILYIHGAGWVFGNAHTHDRLVRELAVGAGAAVVFPEYDLSPEVRYPHALEQNYAVARWILAAGKEHGLDPERLAIAGDSVGGNMTAAVTLLAKERGDVKFVQQVLFYPVTDAAFDTASYKEFGEGYFLQLEGMKWFWDQYTTDENERNQITASPLRATTEQLTGLPPALVITGEADVLRDEGEAYAAKLLEAGVPTTAVRFAAIIHDFVMLDALRDTYAANAAIELAVSTLRKALN; from the coding sequence ATGACCGTTCTAGAGCCCGCCGCCCAGGCCTTCGCCGACGCGACCGCGCGACCGCCGTACCTGTTCCAGCTGTCCCCGGAGGAGGGCCGCAAGGCCGTCGACGAGGTGCAGACCACCGACTACCCGAAGCTGCCGGTCGACGAGGAGTGGGTGACCGCCGCGGACGGCACGAGGGCCCGGATCGTGAAGCCGCAGGGGGCGACCGGCGTGCTGCCCGTCATCCTCTACATCCACGGCGCCGGCTGGGTGTTCGGCAACGCGCACACCCATGACCGGCTGGTCCGCGAACTCGCCGTCGGCGCGGGCGCCGCGGTGGTGTTCCCGGAGTACGACCTCTCGCCCGAGGTCCGGTACCCGCACGCGCTGGAGCAGAACTACGCCGTCGCCCGCTGGATCCTTGCCGCGGGCAAGGAGCACGGCCTGGACCCGGAGCGGCTGGCGATCGCCGGCGACTCGGTCGGCGGGAACATGACGGCCGCGGTCACGCTGCTCGCGAAGGAGCGCGGCGACGTGAAGTTCGTCCAGCAGGTGCTGTTCTACCCGGTGACGGACGCGGCGTTCGACACCGCGTCGTACAAGGAGTTCGGGGAGGGCTACTTCCTGCAGCTGGAGGGCATGAAGTGGTTCTGGGACCAGTACACGACCGACGAGAACGAGCGGAACCAGATCACCGCGTCACCGCTGCGCGCGACGACCGAGCAGCTCACGGGCCTGCCGCCGGCGCTCGTGATCACGGGTGAGGCCGACGTACTGCGGGACGAGGGCGAGGCGTACGCCGCGAAGCTCCTCGAGGCCGGCGTACCGACGACGGCGGTCCGGTTCGCCGCGATCATCCACGACTTCGTGATGCTGGACGCGCTCCGCGACACCTACGCCGCGAACGCCGCGATCGAGCTCGCGGTCTCGACCCTGCGCAAGGCGCTCAACTGA
- a CDS encoding dihydrofolate reductase family protein: MSASYTWDIFCTLDGFGSYDENGDWGGYWGKGGPEFIGRRVALYRDDVRMVLGGNTYRQFLEVLGPSVEEAKFDDQVNLRMLTLPTTVVSSTLESPLRWKNATVEAGDAVDVVARLKHESELPLRSVGSVAMNNALMAAGLVDLVQVTIFPVISGRTGADPIFAKAADFDLTLVEARTLDNHTQELIYHPTLHA, translated from the coding sequence ATGAGTGCGTCGTACACGTGGGACATCTTCTGCACGCTCGATGGGTTCGGGTCTTATGACGAGAACGGGGACTGGGGTGGGTATTGGGGGAAGGGTGGGCCGGAGTTCATCGGGCGGCGGGTGGCCTTGTATCGGGACGACGTGCGGATGGTGCTCGGGGGGAATACCTATCGGCAGTTTCTCGAGGTACTGGGGCCCAGCGTGGAGGAGGCCAAGTTCGATGATCAGGTGAATTTGCGGATGCTGACGTTGCCGACGACCGTGGTGTCGTCGACCCTCGAAAGCCCGCTGAGGTGGAAGAACGCGACCGTTGAAGCCGGCGACGCGGTGGACGTTGTGGCCCGCCTCAAGCACGAGTCTGAGTTGCCGCTGCGGTCTGTCGGTAGTGTTGCCATGAACAACGCTCTGATGGCCGCCGGACTGGTGGACCTCGTCCAGGTGACGATCTTTCCGGTGATCAGCGGTCGCACCGGCGCGGACCCGATCTTTGCGAAGGCCGCCGATTTCGACCTAACGCTCGTCGAGGCCCGGACGCTCGACAACCACACCCAAGAGCTCATCTACCACCCGACTCTCCACGCCTGA
- a CDS encoding TetR/AcrR family transcriptional regulator gives MVLDTGTAQRQVLDAADALFYERGVQAVGMDAIRAASGVSLKRLYQLFPSKEKLIEAYLDRRDALWKSMLAEHVDAATDPRDRILAVFDFLYAWFQQRDYRGCAFINSFGELGTVSPRVAELALEHKEGFRRALAELAAEAGAADPEALADHLILLSEGAITRSAISGTAAPAVRAREAATMILDASLRS, from the coding sequence ATGGTCCTGGACACCGGGACGGCGCAGCGGCAGGTGCTGGACGCGGCCGACGCGCTGTTCTACGAGCGCGGCGTGCAGGCCGTCGGGATGGACGCGATCCGGGCGGCGTCCGGGGTGTCGCTGAAGCGGCTGTACCAGCTGTTCCCGTCGAAGGAGAAGCTGATCGAGGCCTACCTGGACCGCCGCGACGCGCTCTGGAAGTCGATGCTCGCGGAGCATGTCGACGCGGCGACGGACCCGCGCGACCGGATCCTCGCGGTCTTCGACTTCCTGTACGCCTGGTTCCAGCAGCGCGACTACCGGGGCTGCGCGTTCATCAACTCGTTCGGCGAGCTCGGCACCGTGTCGCCGCGGGTCGCCGAGCTCGCGCTCGAGCACAAGGAGGGCTTCCGCCGCGCGCTCGCCGAACTGGCCGCGGAGGCCGGCGCCGCCGATCCCGAAGCACTCGCGGACCACCTGATCCTGCTCAGCGAGGGCGCCATCACCCGCTCCGCGATCTCCGGCACCGCGGCCCCCGCGGTCCGCGCACGCGAGGCCGCGACCATGATCCTGGACGCCTCTCTGCGGAGCTGA
- a CDS encoding ATP-binding protein has protein sequence MARLVLLCGTSFSGKSTLARALAPRLAAEVVSLDELNERRGLWGGDGIPVEEWVRTHELASAEVRGLPSAGTSVVVDDTSSPRFLRDRWRSLAREAGARFTLVYVDVDQATVRRRWAANRADPRRRDVADAVFEQHLADFEPPQPDEAAVVVRSGVESRVVDELLGVVVERPGLDER, from the coding sequence GTGGCCAGACTGGTTCTGCTGTGCGGCACCTCGTTCTCAGGCAAGAGCACGCTGGCGCGGGCGCTCGCGCCTCGGTTGGCCGCTGAGGTGGTGAGTCTCGACGAGCTGAACGAGCGGCGCGGACTGTGGGGTGGCGACGGGATCCCGGTCGAGGAGTGGGTGCGGACGCACGAGTTGGCGTCGGCCGAGGTTCGCGGGCTGCCGAGTGCCGGCACATCGGTGGTTGTCGACGACACCAGCTCGCCGCGATTCCTGCGGGACCGCTGGCGCTCGCTGGCGCGCGAGGCCGGGGCCCGATTCACCTTGGTGTACGTCGATGTGGACCAGGCGACGGTCCGCCGGCGGTGGGCCGCGAACCGGGCTGATCCGAGGCGGCGGGACGTTGCCGATGCTGTGTTCGAGCAACACCTCGCCGACTTCGAACCACCGCAGCCCGACGAGGCCGCTGTCGTCGTGCGCTCAGGCGTGGAGAGTCGGGTGGTAGATGAGCTCTTGGGTGTGGTTGTCGAGCGTCCGGGCCTCGACGAGCGTTAG
- the mug gene encoding G/U mismatch-specific DNA glycosylase translates to MDAIPDVIGDGLRVLFCGINPGLMSAATGHHFARPGNRFWPALQLSGFTPRQLKPSEQQELLTYRLGITNVVDRPSAKAAELSRAELVAGGENLVKKVLAVHPEWLAVLGVTAYRDAFGERTAAVGKQDRMIGETRVWVLPNPSGLNAHFTLPKLAAAFAELERVS, encoded by the coding sequence GTGGACGCGATTCCGGATGTGATCGGCGACGGCTTGCGGGTGCTGTTCTGCGGTATCAACCCCGGGCTGATGTCGGCGGCGACCGGGCACCACTTCGCGCGGCCGGGGAACCGGTTCTGGCCGGCGCTGCAGCTGAGCGGGTTCACGCCTAGGCAGCTGAAACCGAGCGAGCAGCAGGAGCTGCTGACCTACCGCCTCGGCATCACCAACGTGGTCGACCGGCCGTCGGCGAAGGCGGCAGAGCTGTCCCGGGCGGAGCTGGTCGCGGGCGGCGAGAACCTCGTGAAGAAGGTGCTCGCCGTCCACCCGGAATGGCTGGCGGTCCTCGGCGTCACGGCGTACCGGGACGCCTTCGGCGAACGTACGGCGGCAGTGGGCAAGCAGGACCGGATGATCGGCGAGACCCGCGTCTGGGTGCTGCCGAACCCGAGCGGCCTGAATGCCCACTTCACGTTGCCGAAGCTCGCCGCCGCCTTCGCCGAGCTGGAGCGGGTCAGTTGA
- a CDS encoding NAD(P)-dependent oxidoreductase, translated as MILVTGGLGMIGAHTARALLDLGRDVVVTSHRRSSVPSFLDGEVAVEALDVTDRDAFLALGERYDVTDIVHLAGSIPDDPVAYFRHDMTGLFNALDAARSWGGRRFAVASSLGVYAGQAETPWHEGLPLSTVDLPHLIVAFKKSVEPITTHALQGSGVHPLILRIGSTWGPLMDPETPFNYLPPYINAVLRGETPDALHADDGGDWCYAPDAGRAIALLVTAGTLDHTTYNVSSGSPMRNQQLAEALDVPCKPGGQPGPHLDITRLTEATGFTPHYTVPEAVAHYINWRTTNPR; from the coding sequence ATGATCCTCGTGACCGGTGGGCTCGGCATGATCGGCGCCCACACCGCCCGCGCCCTCCTCGACCTCGGCCGGGACGTCGTCGTGACGTCGCATCGCCGGAGTTCGGTGCCGTCGTTCCTCGACGGCGAGGTCGCGGTGGAGGCGCTGGACGTCACCGACCGGGACGCGTTCCTCGCCCTCGGGGAGCGGTACGACGTGACGGACATCGTGCACCTCGCGGGCAGCATCCCGGACGATCCGGTCGCGTACTTCCGCCATGACATGACCGGGTTGTTCAACGCGCTGGACGCGGCGCGGTCGTGGGGCGGCCGGCGGTTCGCGGTCGCGAGCAGCCTCGGGGTGTACGCCGGGCAGGCCGAAACGCCTTGGCACGAAGGCCTGCCGCTGTCCACCGTGGACCTGCCGCACCTGATCGTCGCGTTCAAGAAGTCCGTCGAGCCGATCACCACGCACGCGCTGCAAGGGTCCGGCGTCCATCCGCTGATCCTGCGCATCGGGTCGACGTGGGGCCCGCTGATGGATCCCGAGACCCCGTTCAACTACCTCCCGCCGTACATCAACGCCGTACTGCGAGGCGAAACACCCGACGCGCTGCACGCCGACGACGGCGGCGACTGGTGCTACGCCCCGGACGCCGGCCGCGCGATCGCGCTCCTCGTCACCGCCGGAACGCTCGACCACACGACGTACAACGTCTCCAGCGGCAGCCCGATGCGCAACCAGCAACTGGCCGAAGCACTGGACGTCCCCTGCAAACCCGGCGGCCAGCCGGGCCCGCACCTGGACATCACGCGCCTGACCGAAGCCACCGGCTTCACCCCGCACTACACGGTGCCTGAAGCCGTCGCGCACTACATCAACTGGCGCACCACCAACCCGCGCTGA
- a CDS encoding sigma 54-interacting transcriptional regulator codes for MTSAPAELPRKAGDLRAAGHLPRSIKTEIRDNLLKELRAGRDPWPGIVGFTRTVIPQLERALLAGHDVVLLGERGQGKTRLLRTLVGLLDEWTPVIEGAELPEHPLDPITPASRRRAAELGDDLPVAWLHRDLRYAEKLATPDTSVGDLIGDVDPVKVAEGRSLGDPETIHFGLVPRSHRGIVAINELPDLAERIQVALLNVMEERDIQVRGYTLRLPLDVLLVATANPEDYTNRGRIITPLKDRFGAEVRTHYPLDIDAEVDVIRQEAEFTAEVGEPLLEVLARFVRHLRESTSIDQRSGVSARFAVAAAETIAAAALRRSAITGEEPAVARPVDLEAVPAVLRGKLEFEPGEEGREIELLEYLLRRSVADTARERFAGLDLTPLAHAVADGNLVTTGERVPGREVLAALPELPVLHDVAARAGVEPDDSSGRIAAAVELALEMLYLSKRVAKDADNDTTIYGA; via the coding sequence GTGACTAGTGCACCTGCTGAACTTCCCCGTAAGGCCGGTGACCTCCGGGCCGCCGGACACCTCCCTCGGTCGATCAAGACCGAGATCCGTGACAACCTGCTGAAAGAGCTCCGGGCTGGGCGTGATCCCTGGCCCGGCATCGTCGGTTTCACCCGCACGGTGATCCCGCAACTCGAACGCGCCCTGCTCGCCGGGCACGACGTCGTACTCCTGGGAGAGCGCGGTCAGGGCAAGACCCGGCTGCTTCGGACCCTGGTCGGCCTGCTGGACGAGTGGACGCCCGTCATCGAGGGCGCCGAGCTGCCCGAGCACCCGCTCGACCCGATCACGCCCGCCTCCCGGCGCCGCGCCGCCGAGCTCGGGGACGACCTTCCGGTCGCCTGGCTGCACCGCGACCTGCGGTACGCCGAGAAGCTCGCGACGCCCGACACGAGTGTCGGTGACCTGATCGGTGACGTGGACCCGGTGAAGGTGGCCGAGGGCCGCAGTCTCGGCGACCCGGAGACCATCCACTTCGGCCTGGTCCCGCGCTCGCACCGCGGCATCGTCGCGATCAACGAGCTGCCCGACCTCGCCGAGCGCATCCAGGTCGCGCTGCTGAACGTGATGGAGGAGCGCGACATCCAGGTCCGCGGGTACACGCTGCGGCTGCCGCTCGACGTGTTGCTGGTGGCAACGGCGAACCCGGAGGACTACACCAACCGCGGCCGGATCATCACTCCGCTGAAGGACCGCTTCGGCGCCGAGGTCCGGACCCACTACCCGCTCGACATCGACGCCGAGGTGGACGTGATCCGGCAGGAGGCCGAGTTCACCGCCGAGGTCGGCGAGCCGCTGCTGGAGGTGCTGGCGCGCTTCGTCCGGCACCTGCGGGAGTCGACCTCGATCGACCAGCGCTCCGGCGTGTCCGCGCGGTTCGCGGTCGCCGCGGCCGAGACGATCGCTGCCGCGGCCCTGCGCCGGTCCGCGATCACCGGTGAGGAGCCGGCCGTCGCCCGGCCGGTGGATCTCGAGGCCGTTCCCGCCGTACTGCGGGGCAAGCTCGAGTTCGAGCCCGGCGAGGAAGGGCGCGAGATCGAGCTGCTCGAGTACCTGCTGCGCCGATCGGTGGCGGACACCGCGCGCGAACGGTTCGCCGGACTCGACCTCACTCCACTTGCCCATGCCGTTGCTGACGGCAACCTTGTGACGACCGGTGAGCGGGTGCCGGGCCGGGAGGTGCTGGCCGCGCTGCCCGAGCTGCCGGTCCTGCACGACGTGGCCGCCCGGGCCGGTGTCGAACCGGACGACTCGTCCGGCCGGATCGCTGCGGCGGTCGAACTCGCCCTGGAGATGCTGTACCTGTCGAAACGGGTGGCGAAGGACGCCGACAACGACACCACGATCTACGGGGCCTGA
- a CDS encoding VWA domain-containing protein, which translates to MSASIPEGWSYGPWHDGPDPLKAPADLRDALDEIGRDVMNGSSPRSALEELLRRGTRNTQGLDDLTRRLWERRREIQRRHNLDGTLQDVQRLLDEALQAERRELFPNPSDDAGFKEAELDALPSGTAAAVRELANYQWESSEAREKYEQIRDLLGRELLGSRFEGMKEALQQTTPEDVERINEMLTDLNALLAAHAQGRPDVPRLFDEFMAKHGEFFPENPRNVDELIDVLAQRAAAAQRMLNSMTPEQRAELMELSQQAFGSPQLAQQLAQLDAQLQSLRPGEDWSGSERMSGDDPLGLADGARAMSDLAELDALAEQLAQSYPGARLEDIDLDALTRQLGDEATVDARRLTELERQLRDQGLIERAPDGSLRLSPKALRQLGQTALADVLRTARGSGERDAANAGAAGELSGSTRPWEFGDTQPWDVPRTVRNAVLRTASRSGSVKLDVADVEIAETEHRARAAVALLVDTSWSMVQEGRWLPMKRTALALHQLISTRYRNDALQLITFGRYAGVVELPQLIGMEGTWEQGTNAHHALLLAGRHLRRHPDAQPVVLMVTDGEPTAHLEPDGTAEFSYPPEPATLRKTIFEVDRLAKLGASLTVFRLGDDPRLNAFVDLLARRSGGRVLAPDADGLGAAVVGDYLRTRRKL; encoded by the coding sequence ATGTCGGCTTCAATCCCGGAAGGCTGGTCCTACGGACCGTGGCACGACGGGCCGGATCCGCTGAAGGCGCCGGCGGACCTGCGGGACGCGCTGGACGAGATCGGCCGGGACGTCATGAACGGGTCGTCGCCGCGGTCCGCGCTGGAGGAGCTGCTCCGGCGCGGCACCCGGAACACCCAGGGCCTGGACGACCTCACCCGCCGCCTGTGGGAGCGTCGCCGCGAGATCCAGCGGCGGCACAACCTCGACGGCACCCTCCAGGACGTCCAGCGGCTGCTCGACGAGGCACTCCAGGCCGAGCGCCGCGAGCTGTTCCCGAACCCGTCCGACGACGCCGGCTTCAAGGAGGCCGAGCTCGACGCGCTCCCGTCCGGTACGGCGGCCGCGGTCCGGGAGCTGGCGAACTACCAGTGGGAGTCGTCGGAGGCCCGGGAGAAGTACGAGCAGATCCGCGATCTGCTCGGCCGGGAGTTGCTCGGCTCGCGGTTCGAGGGCATGAAGGAGGCGCTGCAGCAGACCACGCCCGAGGACGTCGAGCGGATCAACGAGATGCTGACGGACCTCAACGCGCTGCTCGCGGCGCACGCGCAGGGGCGTCCCGACGTACCGCGGTTGTTCGACGAGTTCATGGCCAAGCACGGCGAGTTCTTCCCGGAGAACCCGCGGAACGTCGACGAGCTGATCGACGTCCTCGCGCAGCGGGCGGCCGCGGCGCAGCGGATGCTGAACTCGATGACGCCCGAGCAGCGGGCCGAGCTGATGGAGCTGTCGCAGCAGGCGTTCGGGTCGCCGCAACTCGCGCAGCAGTTGGCACAGCTGGACGCTCAGCTGCAGTCGCTGCGGCCGGGGGAGGACTGGTCCGGGTCGGAGCGGATGAGCGGCGACGACCCGCTCGGGCTCGCCGACGGCGCGCGGGCGATGTCCGACCTGGCCGAGCTGGATGCGCTGGCCGAGCAGCTGGCCCAGTCGTACCCGGGTGCGCGGTTGGAGGACATCGACCTCGACGCGCTCACCCGTCAGCTGGGCGACGAGGCGACGGTCGACGCCCGCCGGCTGACTGAGCTGGAGCGGCAGCTGCGTGATCAGGGCCTGATCGAGCGGGCGCCCGACGGTTCGCTGCGGTTGTCGCCGAAGGCGCTGCGTCAGCTCGGTCAGACCGCGTTGGCCGACGTACTGCGGACCGCGCGCGGATCCGGCGAACGGGACGCGGCCAACGCGGGCGCAGCCGGTGAGCTGAGCGGATCGACGCGGCCGTGGGAGTTCGGCGACACGCAGCCGTGGGACGTGCCGCGGACGGTGCGGAACGCCGTACTGCGGACTGCTTCACGCAGTGGTTCGGTGAAGCTCGACGTGGCCGATGTCGAGATCGCGGAGACCGAGCACCGGGCGCGAGCCGCGGTCGCGTTGCTGGTCGACACGTCCTGGTCGATGGTCCAGGAGGGCCGTTGGCTGCCGATGAAGCGGACGGCGCTCGCGTTGCATCAGCTGATCTCGACGCGGTACCGCAACGACGCGCTGCAGCTGATCACGTTCGGCCGGTACGCCGGGGTGGTCGAGTTGCCGCAGCTGATCGGGATGGAAGGCACCTGGGAGCAGGGCACCAACGCGCACCACGCGTTGCTGCTCGCGGGCCGGCATCTGCGGCGGCACCCGGACGCGCAGCCGGTGGTGCTGATGGTGACGGACGGGGAGCCGACCGCGCACCTGGAGCCCGACGGCACGGCGGAGTTCTCGTACCCGCCGGAGCCGGCCACGCTCCGCAAGACGATCTTCGAGGTCGACCGGCTCGCCAAGCTCGGCGCGTCGCTGACCGTCTTCCGGCTGGGCGACGACCCGCGGCTGAACGCGTTCGTCGACCTGCTCGCCCGCCGCAGCGGGGGCCGCGTCCTCGCCCCCGACGCGGACGGCCTCGGCGCCGCGGTCGTCGGCGACTACCTCCGCACCCGCCGCAAGCTGTAG
- the ligD gene encoding non-homologous end-joining DNA ligase: MARKADEVRDGVELTNLDQPLFDGAEATKRDLVDYLDAVHERILPELRERPLSVVRIRPGQPKFMQKNVPKYTPDWVKTVQVWAEASKREVSYALCDDRRTLLWFGNQRAVEYHPTLMRADRWDRVTHLVLDLDPPEGETFAMAVQAALLVRQALTDSGLAGAVKTSGAKGVHVFVPIDDSVPIEDAAAATRAIAARAEKLDPSVATTAYIKEDRHGKVFVDSTRAGGATVVAAYSPRVRPGTTVSFPVGWDDLESVTPRDFTVRTALEQLGDRDPWAEQVPAPQSLPEDLLEEGRAIPVARVAAMHEGKRRKRAREAEAAADPKPADQKPAD, translated from the coding sequence ATGGCGCGTAAGGCGGATGAGGTGCGGGACGGGGTCGAGCTGACCAATCTCGATCAGCCGTTGTTCGACGGGGCCGAGGCGACCAAGCGGGATCTGGTCGACTACCTGGACGCGGTCCACGAGCGGATCCTGCCGGAGCTGCGGGAGCGGCCGCTGTCGGTGGTGCGGATCCGGCCGGGTCAGCCCAAGTTCATGCAGAAGAACGTGCCGAAGTACACCCCGGACTGGGTGAAGACCGTGCAGGTGTGGGCGGAGGCGTCCAAGCGCGAGGTGTCGTACGCGTTGTGCGACGACCGCCGGACGCTGCTGTGGTTCGGGAACCAGCGCGCCGTCGAGTACCACCCGACCTTGATGCGGGCCGACCGCTGGGACCGGGTCACGCATCTGGTGCTCGACCTCGACCCGCCCGAGGGGGAGACGTTCGCGATGGCGGTGCAGGCGGCGCTGCTGGTGCGGCAGGCGCTGACCGACTCCGGGTTGGCGGGTGCGGTCAAGACGAGTGGTGCGAAGGGCGTGCACGTGTTCGTGCCGATCGACGACAGCGTGCCGATCGAGGACGCGGCGGCCGCGACGCGAGCGATCGCGGCGCGCGCCGAGAAGCTCGATCCGTCGGTCGCGACCACGGCGTACATCAAGGAGGACCGGCACGGGAAGGTCTTCGTCGACTCGACGCGGGCCGGTGGTGCGACGGTCGTCGCGGCGTACAGCCCGCGGGTCCGGCCCGGTACGACGGTGTCGTTCCCGGTGGGCTGGGACGACCTGGAGAGCGTGACGCCTCGCGACTTCACGGTGCGTACGGCGCTCGAGCAGCTCGGCGACCGCGACCCGTGGGCGGAGCAGGTGCCGGCGCCGCAGTCCCTCCCCGAGGACCTGCTCGAGGAAGGCCGGGCGATCCCGGTCGCGCGCGTCGCGGCGATGCACGAAGGCAAGCGCCGCAAACGCGCCCGCGAGGCCGAGGCCGCAGCCGACCCGAAACCGGCTGACCAGAAGCCAGCCGACTAG
- a CDS encoding serine hydrolase domain-containing protein translates to MRDWSDRLNELAVAAEVTGAVLGIWHDGTTTLVPYGVLNADTGVETTADSLFQIGSVSKPWTASMIVQLAAEGRLRLDDPVVKLLPEAPVDQRITVRHLLTHTSGIDGDLFTDTGRGDDCVERYVALLADVDQLFEPGTAYSYCNAGFVLLGRLIEVLDGRTWDESLKARLIDPLGLSRTVTLPEEAILHRAAVGHLATDGSRVNTWQLPRSIGPAGTITASAADVLEFARAHLTDERYAGMQEPQVPFAAGIGGFVDLGLTWRIYDWGGRRLFGHDGSTISQLAFLRIDPEARLVMCLLTNSGNGTRLFEPLASEVFTEYAGVAHPEAPQPIDVPVDDRHAGRYERASVRLDVAKRDDELVMVYRATGDRLLFSEDPEHVYELRPTAPDDGNHFVTRESPAHPWVPVTFTPTHVFTSGRVTPRR, encoded by the coding sequence ATGCGCGACTGGTCGGACAGGTTGAACGAGCTGGCGGTGGCGGCCGAGGTCACCGGGGCGGTGCTGGGGATCTGGCACGACGGGACGACGACCCTCGTGCCGTACGGCGTGCTGAACGCCGACACCGGCGTCGAGACGACTGCGGACTCGCTGTTCCAGATCGGCTCGGTGAGCAAGCCGTGGACCGCGTCGATGATCGTCCAGCTGGCCGCCGAGGGCCGGCTGCGGCTGGACGATCCGGTCGTCAAACTGTTGCCTGAGGCACCGGTCGATCAGCGGATCACAGTCCGTCACCTGCTGACTCACACCAGCGGCATCGACGGCGACCTGTTCACCGACACCGGCCGCGGCGACGACTGCGTGGAGCGGTACGTCGCGCTCCTCGCCGACGTCGACCAGCTCTTCGAGCCCGGCACCGCGTACTCGTACTGCAATGCCGGATTCGTGCTCCTCGGCCGCCTGATCGAAGTACTCGACGGCCGGACCTGGGACGAGTCGCTCAAAGCCCGCCTGATCGACCCGCTCGGGCTCAGCCGAACCGTCACGCTGCCGGAGGAGGCGATCCTGCACCGCGCCGCCGTCGGTCACCTCGCGACGGACGGCTCCCGGGTCAACACCTGGCAACTGCCGCGCAGCATCGGCCCCGCCGGGACGATCACCGCGAGCGCCGCTGACGTCCTGGAGTTCGCCCGGGCGCACCTGACGGACGAGCGGTACGCCGGGATGCAGGAGCCGCAGGTCCCGTTCGCGGCCGGGATCGGCGGGTTCGTCGATCTCGGGCTGACCTGGCGGATCTACGACTGGGGCGGGCGCCGGCTGTTCGGGCACGACGGCTCGACGATCTCGCAGCTCGCGTTCCTGCGGATCGACCCCGAGGCGCGCCTGGTCATGTGCCTGCTGACGAACTCCGGCAACGGCACCCGGCTGTTCGAACCGCTCGCCTCGGAGGTGTTCACCGAGTACGCCGGTGTCGCGCACCCGGAGGCCCCGCAGCCGATCGACGTGCCCGTCGACGACCGGCACGCCGGGCGGTACGAGCGCGCCAGCGTCCGGCTCGACGTCGCGAAGCGCGACGACGAGCTCGTGATGGTCTACCGGGCGACGGGGGACCGGCTGCTGTTCTCCGAGGACCCCGAGCACGTCTACGAGCTGCGCCCGACCGCGCCGGACGACGGCAACCACTTCGTCACCCGGGAGTCACCGGCGCACCCGTGGGTGCCGGTCACGTTCACGCCCACGCACGTCTTCACCTCCGGACGGGTCACGCCCAGGCGTTGA